A section of the Mergibacter septicus genome encodes:
- a CDS encoding YqcC family protein, producing the protein MINKRLLLLLEQLEATMQRLDIWQIDSPSFDALSSTQPFALDHLTATEWLQWIFIPKLRGLATQKQPLPSKIAVTPYLEEACKERDYLAELLPAVAAIETFLLSASNPEDEV; encoded by the coding sequence ATGATAAATAAGCGGTTGTTACTATTGTTGGAACAATTAGAAGCAACAATGCAACGTTTAGATATTTGGCAAATAGATAGCCCTAGTTTTGACGCATTATCTAGTACTCAACCTTTTGCCTTAGATCATTTAACCGCAACAGAGTGGTTACAGTGGATCTTTATTCCAAAATTGCGAGGATTAGCCACACAAAAACAGCCATTACCGTCAAAAATTGCGGTTACGCCTTATTTAGAGGAGGCATGTAAAGAGAGGGATTATTTAGCAGAGCTTTTGCCAGCCGTTGCAGCTATTGAAACTTTTCTTCTATCCGCATCTAATCCAGAAGATGAAGTGTGA
- a CDS encoding TRAP transporter permease codes for MSSTTKKAHHIDFEDLQDLVTSNDAGGRNPSGIAKKVIVGTAILWSLFQIYYASPFPFYLQELIRSWGLHLNVVVDDTKARSIHLSFALFLAYLSYPAFSHSPKQHIPSIDWAFATLGAFLSAYHIFFYDELVQRVGAPNGQDIIVGVIGILLLLEATRRSLGLPLVIIAIVFLLYNYIGQFFPSSWLVSHRSGSLSNIIDQQWITTQGIFGVALGVSTKYVFLFVLFGALLEKAGAGNYFIKTAFAYLGHYRGGPAKAAVVASGLTGLISGSSIANVVTTGTFTIPMMKRVGFSAEKAGAVEVASSVNGQIMPPVMGAAAFIMLEYVNMPYNELIKHAFLPAIISYIALVYIVHLEACKANLQGLEPQDIAKPWVISLLRFLSSIIIIGALYFIVKFTLGWLKNVVPDLALSIVCILSAIIYLLLLYRVSKFPDLEADDPNSPIVTLPKIKPTVNAGLHFLLPVVILIWCLMEEKLSPGTSAFYGSLALISILLTQKPLLAFFRKQEGQFLHTFLEGWRDLIDGLETGARNMIGIGIATATAGIIVGVVALTGLGAQLSTIIETLSMGNILLMLILVAIFSLILGMGLPTTANYIVVSSLMAGVIVEVGRLNGLIVPLIAVHLFVFYFGIMADVTPPVGLASFAASAVSGGDPIKTGMVAFFYSLRTALLPFLFIFNTDLLLLDVDFPHAVLIFIIATIAMLTFTAATMNWFFTKNRWWETILLLLVAFTLFRPGFFMEYISPTERHIQPSHLVQEIEKAPIGETLTLKVAGLNPYGKPIEFYAEMKIPEGKTGAERIQKLGLELLNTDEKINVDGKQIDKILIDNVVHDSPAAKANLDWDQTILEVKLPIKEALAKQWIFIPALLLLFVIGWNQCRRSRQQLV; via the coding sequence GTGTCATCAACAACAAAAAAAGCACACCATATTGATTTTGAGGATTTACAAGATTTAGTTACCTCAAATGATGCAGGTGGAAGAAACCCAAGTGGGATAGCAAAAAAGGTCATTGTTGGTACGGCTATTTTATGGTCGTTATTTCAAATTTATTATGCTTCTCCTTTTCCTTTTTATTTACAGGAATTGATTCGTAGCTGGGGATTACATCTTAATGTTGTAGTTGATGATACAAAAGCACGTTCAATTCATTTATCATTTGCCCTTTTTCTTGCTTATTTATCTTACCCAGCGTTTTCTCATTCTCCTAAGCAACATATTCCAAGTATAGATTGGGCTTTTGCAACCTTAGGTGCCTTTTTGAGTGCTTATCATATCTTTTTTTATGATGAACTGGTGCAACGTGTTGGTGCACCAAACGGTCAGGATATTATAGTTGGTGTTATTGGAATATTATTGTTACTTGAAGCAACAAGACGAAGTTTAGGTTTACCATTAGTTATTATTGCTATTGTATTTTTGCTTTATAACTATATTGGTCAGTTTTTTCCGAGTAGTTGGCTGGTAAGTCATCGTTCAGGTAGCCTATCTAATATCATTGATCAACAGTGGATTACTACTCAGGGAATATTTGGTGTGGCGTTAGGTGTTTCCACTAAGTATGTTTTTCTCTTTGTTTTATTTGGTGCATTGCTCGAAAAAGCAGGGGCGGGTAATTACTTTATTAAAACAGCGTTTGCTTATCTAGGGCATTATCGTGGTGGTCCAGCTAAAGCGGCAGTTGTTGCATCAGGATTAACTGGACTAATATCTGGGTCATCAATTGCAAATGTGGTAACAACAGGAACCTTCACTATACCTATGATGAAACGTGTAGGTTTTAGTGCTGAGAAAGCTGGAGCAGTAGAAGTCGCTTCTTCTGTTAATGGACAAATTATGCCGCCAGTAATGGGAGCAGCTGCTTTTATTATGTTGGAATATGTTAATATGCCATATAATGAATTGATTAAGCACGCATTTTTACCAGCAATTATTTCTTATATCGCATTGGTTTATATTGTCCATTTAGAGGCTTGCAAGGCAAATTTACAAGGTTTAGAGCCACAAGATATTGCAAAACCTTGGGTAATCTCATTACTCAGATTTTTATCTAGTATTATTATTATTGGGGCACTTTATTTTATTGTGAAATTTACGTTAGGTTGGTTAAAAAATGTAGTACCAGATCTCGCATTAAGTATAGTTTGCATATTATCTGCGATCATCTATTTATTATTACTTTATCGTGTCTCTAAATTTCCTGATTTAGAAGCGGATGATCCTAATTCACCGATTGTTACCTTGCCAAAAATTAAGCCAACAGTAAATGCAGGATTACATTTCTTATTACCAGTGGTTATTTTAATTTGGTGTTTAATGGAAGAGAAGTTATCGCCAGGTACCTCCGCATTTTATGGTTCACTAGCTTTAATCTCAATTTTATTAACCCAAAAACCTTTATTAGCATTCTTTCGTAAGCAAGAAGGGCAATTTTTGCATACTTTTCTTGAAGGTTGGCGTGATCTGATAGATGGTTTAGAAACTGGTGCAAGAAATATGATTGGTATTGGGATTGCAACTGCCACTGCTGGTATTATTGTTGGCGTTGTTGCCTTAACGGGATTAGGTGCTCAATTATCAACTATTATTGAAACCTTATCGATGGGAAACATTTTATTAATGTTAATCTTGGTTGCGATTTTTAGTTTGATCTTAGGTATGGGATTACCGACTACGGCTAATTATATTGTTGTATCATCACTAATGGCTGGTGTTATTGTCGAAGTAGGGCGTTTAAATGGGCTAATTGTTCCTTTAATTGCGGTGCATTTATTTGTTTTCTATTTTGGTATTATGGCTGATGTAACACCACCAGTAGGCTTAGCATCTTTTGCAGCTTCAGCGGTATCAGGTGGTGATCCGATTAAAACGGGTATGGTAGCGTTCTTTTATAGTTTGAGAACGGCATTATTACCTTTCTTATTTATATTCAATACTGACCTTTTATTGTTAGATGTTGATTTTCCACATGCAGTATTAATTTTCATTATTGCGACCATTGCAATGTTAACCTTTACAGCCGCAACAATGAATTGGTTCTTTACCAAAAATCGTTGGTGGGAAACTATCTTGTTATTATTGGTTGCCTTTACGCTATTCCGACCGGGATTCTTTATGGAATATATTTCACCAACGGAAAGACATATTCAACCCTCTCATTTAGTACAAGAAATAGAAAAAGCACCAATAGGTGAAACTTTAACCTTAAAGGTCGCAGGATTAAATCCTTATGGAAAACCAATAGAATTCTATGCTGAAATGAAAATACCAGAGGGAAAAACGGGGGCAGAGAGAATTCAGAAACTGGGATTAGAATTATTGAATACAGACGAGAAAATTAATGTTGATGGTAAGCAAATTGACAAAATTTTGATCGATAATGTTGTTCATGATTCACCTGCTGCAAAAGCAAATTTAGATTGGGATCAAACAATTCTTGAAGTTAAGTTACCAATTAAAGAAGCGTTAGCGAAACAATGGATTTTCATTCCAGCATTATTGTTATTATTTGTGATAGGCTGGAATCAATGTAGACGTAGTCGGCAACAATTAGTATAA
- the truC gene encoding tRNA pseudouridine(65) synthase TruC — MADQTLEILYQDDLLVAVNKPAGMLVHRSWLDRHETRFVMQTLRDQIGKHVYPVHRLDRPTSGVLLFALTTEVANSVCLQFEQKKVKKEYLAVVRGYLETSGRIDYPLKPKLDKIADKFSSEEKEVQQAVTDYQCIATVELDYPAGRYATARYSLVKLIPHTGRKHQLRRHLKHIFHPILGDTQYGDLVQNRCLKQQTGIGRLLLHAQSLTFQHPKTRETCYLTAGLDHQWQKAINLFNLE, encoded by the coding sequence ATGGCAGATCAAACATTAGAAATCTTATATCAAGATGATCTCTTAGTGGCGGTAAATAAACCTGCAGGTATGTTAGTTCACCGTAGTTGGTTAGACCGCCATGAAACCCGTTTTGTTATGCAAACGTTGCGAGATCAAATTGGGAAGCATGTTTATCCTGTACATCGCTTAGATCGTCCGACTTCAGGAGTGCTGTTATTTGCATTAACAACAGAAGTGGCAAATAGTGTATGTCTTCAATTTGAACAGAAAAAAGTTAAAAAAGAGTATTTAGCCGTAGTTCGAGGATATTTGGAGACAAGTGGTCGGATTGATTATCCATTAAAACCTAAGCTTGATAAAATTGCAGATAAATTTAGTTCTGAAGAAAAAGAGGTTCAGCAAGCGGTAACTGATTATCAGTGTATAGCAACAGTTGAACTGGATTATCCTGCTGGACGTTATGCAACTGCACGTTATAGTTTAGTAAAGTTAATCCCTCATACAGGGCGAAAGCATCAATTAAGGCGTCATTTAAAACATATTTTTCACCCTATTTTAGGTGATACTCAATATGGTGATTTAGTGCAAAATCGTTGTTTAAAACAACAAACAGGTATTGGGCGTTTATTGCTTCACGCACAAAGCCTGACTTTTCAGCACCCTAAAACAAGGGAAACTTGCTATCTTACAGCAGGTTTAGATCATCAATGGCAGAAAGCAATTAATTTATTTAATCTAGAATAG
- a CDS encoding TAXI family TRAP transporter solute-binding subunit: MKKLFKLSLLTALMITSANVMADDKFVTIGTGGQTGVYYVVGQSVCQLVNRNTAKTGVKCNAPSTGGSVANLNAIAAKQIDMGIAQSDWQYHAYNGTSLFDGKKNDKLRAVFSIHPEPFTVMARDDSGIKTFDDLKGKRVNVGDPGSGTRATMKVILKAKGWDESQFKIASELKPAEMASAMCDNNLDAITYNVGHPNGALKEAAASCNAHLVPVTGAEIDQLVIENPYYAKAQIPAGLYKGSDKPTDSFGVYATLVSSTDVSPDVVYVVVKAVFDNFDRFKRLHPAFANLKEQDMIKNALSAPLHEGAVRYYKERGWM; the protein is encoded by the coding sequence ATGAAAAAATTATTTAAGCTATCTCTACTAACCGCACTGATGATAACCTCAGCAAATGTTATGGCAGACGATAAATTTGTTACCATAGGTACTGGTGGACAAACAGGGGTTTATTATGTGGTTGGACAATCTGTTTGTCAGTTAGTTAATCGTAATACAGCAAAAACAGGAGTTAAATGTAATGCACCATCAACAGGTGGTTCTGTTGCAAACTTAAATGCAATTGCGGCGAAACAAATAGATATGGGAATCGCCCAATCAGATTGGCAATATCACGCTTATAATGGAACGAGTTTATTTGATGGTAAGAAAAATGATAAATTACGGGCGGTCTTTTCAATTCATCCCGAGCCTTTTACTGTAATGGCACGAGATGATTCAGGAATTAAAACATTTGATGATTTAAAAGGTAAACGTGTTAATGTAGGGGATCCCGGTTCAGGCACACGTGCTACAATGAAAGTTATTTTAAAAGCAAAAGGTTGGGATGAATCACAATTTAAAATTGCTTCAGAGTTAAAACCAGCAGAAATGGCTTCAGCAATGTGTGATAATAATCTTGATGCTATTACTTATAACGTCGGACATCCGAATGGTGCTTTAAAGGAAGCGGCAGCATCTTGTAATGCTCATTTAGTGCCTGTAACTGGTGCTGAAATTGATCAATTAGTTATAGAAAATCCTTATTATGCTAAAGCTCAAATCCCAGCTGGATTATATAAAGGTTCTGATAAACCAACGGATAGTTTTGGGGTTTATGCGACTTTAGTTAGTTCAACCGATGTATCACCTGATGTAGTGTATGTGGTGGTAAAAGCAGTCTTTGATAATTTTGATCGCTTTAAACGATTGCATCCTGCCTTTGCAAATTTAAAAGAACAAGATATGATAAAAAACGCATTATCTGCACCGTTACACGAAGGTGCTGTACGTTACTATAAAGAAAGAGGCTGGATGTAA